The sequence CATGTATGCAAAGTCACATCTGCAGCCAAGAAACTCAAACGACCACCTCTGCAAAAGTCTGCTCCCATCAAAAGTCACCATTTCAAAACTTCTCTGTTAACATGGTGGACACGCTAGTGACTGAAGCTTGTGAGCTTGTCAGCTCTTCTAAAGTGAAGAAAAGTTTTGATGACTGCGCTGGTTTCCTTTCAAAGGCAGTCCTTAGTCAAAGGGACACTTTGCCTGTGCCAAATACAGAGAAGGTTGGACAAAAGAAGATGTCTCACCCCGGGGATGACGCATCTCCAAACTCGGTTAAAAAACCTGGTCGAACACCTGGCACTCCTCCATCTACCCCCCAGCAGCCAAGTGAAGTATCCAAGGAGAAACAAATAAAGCAGTTCTCCaagaaattaaaaagcaaGTTGGCCAAAGAATTTTCCCCAGCTACACCTCCTCCAACTCCACACTATCACCCTGAGACTGGCCCTGGTCCAATGGAAAACAGCCCAGAGGCAGACAAGACAGAGTTTATGTTAAAATTGATGAGATCTCTTTCCGAAGAGGTAGATGGTAAGggggacgaggaggaggaggaagaattGCCTGAAGACCCGAGTCTAAGTGGCACCAACAAATCAGTTGAGTCAGAAGGTCTACCACAGGAAGTGAGACAGTTGTCCTCTCGCAGGCTTTCAAGCAAGGAAGCTCTCCATTATGCAGAGCAGTTGGCTTGTCACATAGTTTCAATGGCAACAGAAATAGACACTCTGGGAGCCGGTGATGAAGTTGGGGAACCCAGCGTTATGGATGAGAGAAGACGTGACAGTGTGGCTCATTTCTCAGAGAAAACTTTGAACACCTTGTGGGTGTATGCAGGGGAGGTGGCTGGGGAAGTCATCAATGATGTGAAGAAGATGGTGAGCTCTGTCCAACAGTGCTCATATCATGGCTCTCCCGGAAGAAGTGTTGATCGTCCTCGATCAGCATGTTTGCATCACCACCAACATAACTCTCTTCCTGGCACAGATCAGAACAGGGACTGGAGGGTCGAAAGGGTGGCTGAGCAATGGTCCACCAATCTGCTATCTTCTGTTTTTCGCTCACCTGTCTCAGTGTCAAGTAGTTCCAGCTCAGGATTGTCCTCGACATACCCCAGCTGTGAAAGTGTGACCGATGAATACGCCGGCTATCTCATTAGGGTGCTAAAGAAGGAGGGAGGCAGTCGGGAGTTAGTCCTCGATCAGTATGCTAGTCGTCTGGCCTACCGGTCAATCAAACAAGGTTTGGCTCATGCTAGAAACAAGGTTAAGCAGAGATCTTCTAGCTCCCGCCTTCGTCCCTCAAAGTCGTTACCAGATGAATGGATGTCATCGGGTAGTGAGGTCTCACCTGCCGAGGACGTGGTGGACTCAGTCGTTTGTCCCTCCTGTGAGGACGTACAGTGTTGTTGCGGAGAAAAACAGGGACACAAAGACTGCTTTGATTTGGTGAACTTTGCAGAATCTTTGGCATACAATATCACTTGTGatgtcacacaaacacttcGTCTATCGTCTGGACGCCTCCCAAAGTCTCTCACTGACTCTTGTCTTTATAAGAAATCCAAACTTGAAAACATGACAGAGAGCCTGATTAGGAACTCGTTCTCCTGTCCTCTACTTTCCAAGGACAATAAGGCTAGACATTACCACAGCACTGGAAGCTTGGTTGATCCTGGCCTCAACAATAGGATGATGCAGGTCATTGAGCACTACGCAAGAAAAATAGTTAATGACACTCTCAAGATGAGCCTGGCTTCAGTAGGGCATTCATCCCAAGATCATCAGAGGATTCCTGACCCAGACAGACACTCGCACACCCAAAAGCTGTCTGAAGGCATTGCCCCCGGTCCCACAGATGGACTTAAGACCGGCCATTATTGTCAAGCCTTGGAGTGTCCCTACTGCACCAAACTTAGTCGGCATCACCACCAGTCAATATTGCAGAAGAGGAGAAAGTGCCCAGAGTATCAGACTAGGCCAGAGCGTGTCCCTGGGCTGGAGATTCCTAAAATCCATATTGACCTGGAACACAGGTCGGCGTTTGCAGAGCAGATGGTGTCTATGGCAATGGAGAAGGCAAAGCGCGAGTTGAGCAACACAAGCCTTAACGCAGACAGTGGTATCGGCCATGATGGAACCAGCTACGCAGAGAGCCTCACTGCTGAGATCATGACTTCTGCACTTCACGTCTGCCAATCAGCCAGTGTCAGGTACGAACAACAAGACTGAATTTGTATGCATGTCCTCCCTGTCAGTATATTCGTTAAGTCCTCAGGTTCATTTTGAGGGTAGTAATGGCAACATGACAGGATTTTCAAAAAAGTTCAAATGGTCAATATGCAAAGTATGGTTAGAGCAGCCACTTCAACATCAGTATAGGGCACCAAGAATTTAGTAAATGGGATGATggattttgaagaaaaagttTGTTGGTAGAAATGTGTTTATATGTGGATGTAATGTCGAAGCACAAAATTAATATGATGTTTCTAACAGCGTCACTTTcctccaaaaaataaatttttaaaaattgcgcAATTATGAAAAGAGCAGTGTGGGCAGTAGAGGAGGTCACAAACTTaagttattgttgtttttcattaaTTACCTGGATTTTTTAAGGAGGaggataattttttttttataattgagcaccctcattttgtgttttgttgtcaaCCATCCAGCACTTCTTTTCCCATGTTACATTTTTCCAGAACTCATGataaaataattcatattAATCAATAATTTCCCTAGAGATTAATAAAGTATTTATCTATCTACCTTGACATTTATGTTTTGATACTTTCTTAATTTACAATGTTTTGCATGCAGCTCTCAGGGCAGGGAAGCCACAGAGTCCACTGTATCCCAGCAGTTGAGTGTCGGGGACGACAGTGTGGGCAGCTGGTCCAACCTTAGCTTCGAAGATGACAACAGCAGCTTCCTACACCTCAGTGACAGGTATACATCCTGAATGATGTATGATTAGCATATATTTGTCTGGCAGCACACGGTACATGTCTGTCAACTCATCATTGCACTAAATGGTGAATTGAAAATTGGGATAAGCACTCAACATGCTGCAAATATGAATAGTGCAGTGCAGGCTTGCACAGTTCGGTTGATAAGCGCCTGATGGAATGGAAAAGCAACGTGTAGTGTGGTAATGTTTGCGGCTAATGGAAACATGGCATATACTTTTAACAAAAGGCTTCATCTTggtccagatttttttttttttttttcgccaaAACAGAAAAGGGTGTTTTCCCTCTTTGAGCTCAAAATCTTATATATAGTTGGGAGTTTTGCTTGGACTTTGCTGTACCATTTCCTGTTATTTAACTAAAATTATTCAATTATATTGGAACATTTTAACATATATATGTGGTCCAAGATCTAAAAGATTTCATGTAGTTgtaatgtatttatgtatctGAAAGCAAATGTGGTTTTAGATGgcggggggttggggggggacTGCAATGTCTGTAAATTCCAGAGAGATTTTGGGATCAGGTCAATCTTGATTATTCGTCCTTTGACATGTTCTCACACCAgttgccaatttttttttgtcaaaaggATCTCTATGGAAGCAAACCTGACAATGAGATCCTTTCCCAAGATATCGAAGGAACACAGTGTCTTGACTGTCAAGGAGGCTGAGTTAATGTATcataatattttcaaaaggtGTGTCTAAAGGAGTGCTTTTGTCTCTTCAGGCACTGTTTCTGCAGGAACAAAGTCCACCACCATGTGTGATTCATTAGACTCCCTTTAAAAGCCTGTTGTGACCATTTCCGCTTAGCAGATGAAACGACTAAAGGAAAAATAGAATTCATCCTCAAAGGGTGTTGGAGCATGATGAGAAACtaaatcaaaatgttcccACCATGTCATCCAGTCTAACtacatgaataaaatacagtatgtagCTTAATTGAAGCAGTTTTAATTAAAGTAGCCACTCTAACTacacagataaaaaaatatttgaagccgctaaaaaaaattttacaaaaagaaaatatatatatttatttattttttatttaagcaACTAACATAATATGCATGAAATAATGAGGATTATAATACAACCCGTCTTGAGATTGTCAATAGCCTTATGATAGTGGTACATCACTGGCCTCTTCTCTTTAGCAGCAATGGGAACAGCAGTAGCTGGAGCAGTCTTGGCTTGGAGGGGGAGCCTTTTGAAGAACACATGTCATCCTCGCCTTCAGACAGGTCAGTAACCATCAAATAGTCATGTTGCTTTAGATTTAGCAATTCCTGCAAAAAAGAATTAACACAGTGACTAGCTCGATAATATGACTCTGATATTTacaaagggaggaaaaaagaatGTGAACCCCTTTGGAATTAAAATTTCTGCACAAGGTCTTATCAATCTACTACCTCACAATTAATTAAATGTGTACCTGCACTCTGATCAGGATAAATATTGGACTGTTCCTCTTTACAGAAATGTTGCATGACTCCTGCCATGTCTCGTATCATGTGAGGTCATGTTTGCATGGATTGTTTATTAGCAGCCTGCTCTTACAGTCAGGAATACTGTAAGCTACAATTACATATACAAAATTTGTAATTGTTGCCACTTGTCTCTAtttgctcataaaaaaaaagagtctaTATTTTTCCGCTGTGTCTTTGCCTGAGGGCTACAACAACAAGATATGATTAATGTAGCCTATTAGAGGAGAATGttagcaaaatatttttctgttggtGCATCACAACCCAGAAATAGACCGGTGGCAAACTAATGGAAAAAATAGCGCGAGTCACCCACAGATACTTGAACAACCTCAGTGGCCTGGATTTGACAGTTTGCAGCTCAGCATTATTCGTCTAAAAAGGGAATCCCTCGCTTGGTGTTTTGATGATGTTTGTAGACAACACCAAAATAGCTCTTGGGTGTTTCCCCTTTTTGGTTTAGTGTGGACTATTTTTATACTCATCAACCCTTCACACCCTTTGGATTGAGGTATTAGGCTGAGAGTCAAGTCACCACAGGATCATAGATGTTTTGGTCGTAGCTTTGCGATTGCCATAATTTGATCTTCCTTTTCACATTGTCATTTCTTTAGCACTTGAAGCACACACGGAATTCCCGCAAAAGGGAGCAGTTTTAGTGAGTGTCGGATGTTAAACCTTTCCAGGCTGAAAGCCGTATTTCTTTTCCTACAGCCCAGTTATGCATCTGATACAACCTCAGAAACCATGAAGAATGCACTTTGATTCCTCGTTTCGATTTCGAAAGGGGCCTTCGACGTGTCACCCTTCCAAACTCATCCCAAGTCAATTGTAATCCGGTGTTTTTGCATGAGCACTTCCCCATCTCTTCAACTATTGACAGACTCGCTGACAGTTTGATTGCATACTGCAGTGACATTCTCACGCAATGAAGACTTTCCTTTTACATATGGCACATCGTGGCCATTGCACAGTgcttccccccccctctgCAATTTCCGACATTATCGACGGATGTCTTTCCCTTGGAACTAGCTCCAGATGTTACTTGATTTGTTTCTGGTAACTAAAGCAGTTGGGTAGTCGTCTGCAGCCATACCCCAACAATGGAACCTTCTTttgagcttttctttttggtgctTTTGGGCCAAATATAAGCTCAACGGTGCCTGTTgggaatttcaaaaatgtcGCAGCTGACTATCAGCTGAGTGAACACTTGTGTTGAAGTAGCTACTGTGTGATTTTAGAAGCGTCTTTTAAATTGCTTTGTATTCAGTTGCCTGACAGTCATAGCAAACAATTGTCTGTTTCGACCTAATCACGCTTTGTTTAGATCATTGCTGTTTGACTGCTAAACGTTTGTGTATTGTCAACTGTTTAATattaatgctaaaaaaaatgccagaAACAACAGAGAAGTATcgtattttttggactataagccacaccggactataagctgcACCAGCTAAAACTCGTGATTTcgggttcaaaatttgcaaaaaaaaaaagttgcggcttatagtccgaaatttacggtaagTGCTCCTTTTGTGTGTCCCTTGATCTGTTCCAAAAACTCAAAAGAAGTACCAATACAAATATGCATACAACAAAAACTCTCTCTCCTCATATTTTGAGCCAGCGTAGTCACATTGTAATAAGTCTCATTATTTGGTAAGTCCAAGCCGGTTTGAAATCTCTCCCTCTGACACAATGAGTGGTTTGAGAATTTTCAGAATTGAGAAACCGTCTTCTTCCTCCTAAACATGACCATAACTTAAGTAAACAGGAAGCTTACTGGAAAAATGTTGCACTCTCAATGGTAACCAGTTTGCAATCTCATTGTAACTTTTCCAACAGTGACCATACAGAGGACAAAGAAACTGAGGTCAAAGAGGAATCCAGTGGTAAGTCCCCTCTTCATccacttcattcattcaaacatTAGTCATTGTACCATAAAAGCAGCACTGATAAATGAATGGGCCAAGTGCTTTTAATTTGAGTCTAGTCTACTCTCAGCATTCATTGACATCCGCATTGACTCCGATCTGGGCTGTGTACGTCAGCCTGCCATGCTGTCTGAGTGTGTCATAGCAGGGGATTTTGCCACCCCCGTAGTACAAGTCAGACACACTGACGTTCGTTCATTCATCGTCTACGCATGATTATAATGTCTACGCGTCCTCCAAATTGATGGGGTCTGTCTCGTCTTTTGAATACAGACCCCCGGAGAGCCAACGTTTGGGGTCGGAAAATGTTCTTCCAATAACATTTGCGAGATGTTGCTTCCTTCTGCTTGTCCAATCCAAATGcttctgttatttttttataagtgTCATATTCTTTTGCctttaaatgttgttttgagACTATTTGAAGTAGAGTGAGTTACCTACTGTATGAAATGCACTGTTAAAGACAAATGAGAAAGCACTCGCTGGTGATAACGTGAGCAAGGCAAtaagaaaaacgtttttttttttgtttgttttttttaaatgatcaaattaaatttgtaGCAAATTTTGTAAATGACGATGCGACGtcccatttattattattttttttttacggaatAAGGAGCAGATTAATTGCATTTCCATGCCCGGATTTGTGAACATTTCAAGTTAGCACTTCAGTTTGTAACTTAAGGTTCCATTGTATTTCTTCAACAGTGACTCTCCCTTAAATAGTTAACCGCTCAAGTCTATTTCAACTCTTCCATAGAAAAACACAAGTGCATACAGTTGAACATGATCGTCAGTTctcaaataaatggaaaaaaaaaatgtcatgtcatTCCACGTGTTGTAAACAGGTTCTCTGAACAGTAATAAAAGATGATCTGGTCTTAGGTCATGAGGTGACGGTGTCTAATGATGAGCATTTTATAAAACTTTGACGTGGTTGCACCACACTGATGCATGCATCATTTCTTCCATTCTGCCTTCTTTCCTGccattttgttgcttttctcAGATCCCCCTAATAGCCAACGTTTCATTTTAAACCTCACTTTAATGTGACGGGTAAATATTAATGAACTGCATTTATACATTTCTGATGTTTCATCATGTTGCAGGAACTCTGTGTGTGGACACAACACAGGTCCAAGCCTCCAGGACTCTGTTGATGATCCTGAACTCGGACATCCGCAAACTCAGACGGAGCCCTCAACACGTGACCCTCGACACCCAGCTGAGGAGCTTGCTGCAGTGGCTGGCGGCCTCCATCGCCGGCGTCCCCATGATCCAACTGAGTCCCGACAAGGAGCTCCAGCAGGTAACAAAGATAGGTTATCAAAAACTGactttcaattatttctaCCCCCCAAGTAAAGCAGCTACTGCTTACctgatgtgtttttaaagataTATTCTTAGAAGAGCAGCAGTGTTGTGCATCCTGCCAAAAAACCATCATGGcaaaaataatgcaatttCAATTCTCGCAAATCCCCAGAGCCTCCCCAGTTCCTCATTTTTCTATTGGTGCATTTACAAACACAGACAAAGTGTTTGACTCTTAGTGAAGTGAAATTGTTGGTGTGGTTTCAGCTGCCGGCTGTGGTCCAAAGGCTGCGTGAGAGGAAGTGGAGGGTGGGAGACCTGCTTCACTTCCTGTTGCGTTACTGTGAAGAGAGCCAAGCTCAGCCTCAGCCCAGAGATGAGACACCCCAGTCGGGAAGAGAGTCTCACCGCGTTCCCCTCTTCAAGTGGCTGCTAGAGCACACCTAAAATATCTTGATAGTGTCCCTCTGAGTAAACCGCTACCAACGCTGTTTTCCACCAGAGGGCGCTGTCAGTGCTGATTGAGAGCCTGACACGTATGACGTATTATTTCGCCACTGTTTGATTGTTCCAGTATGCACGTGTTGATCTAGCAAACGATCTCACACTTTCCTAAAAAGGAAGGCGAAGGACCCATCCCGATTGTTCCTGGCGCAGCCATTTGCAACCGAGAGCGAACAAGcctatgtgtgtttttgtttggggaTCCCCATGGCTGCCAGGCCCCATGAGGTCATCACATCCACGGCTCACCTCGGCTGCATTGGTGTTTCCACATGTGAGAGGAACACACGCAAACTACAGGAACACCACACCCCTTACATTATCAGTGTAGGAGGCATCTTGAAAACCTGTATTTCTTTCCATGAAGTATTTCTATTGTTGTTACTTCCTCCACTCCCATTCAAACACACcctttattttaaacatttaccCTCGTTCACATAGAACTACCAGAAAAAATGCCTCCGAATCGATCTGCCACTCTGCCTTTCGAACATAAGCAGCTGCTTTCACTACAACAGGGCAAGAGAAGTGGGTTTACACGCGGACGCCATCAATGTTCAAGACTCGTAAATGATCACGCCTCAGTTACTACTTTGATACTACCTCCAAAGGTGAAATTTGACCTGTTAACTTTGTCTCCGTACAGCAACAGGGAACATAAATGCGGAGGTTTCTCCACCTATATTAGTATTCGAATTGAATCTTACAATATGTGGCTTGCCTTGCAACAATCACCTTTAGGGCTGGGCATCACTCCATTCcttgattattatttatatggGAGAATCTCTTGAAGTTGAGACGAAATGGCCAAAGCGACTTCTTGACAGTCACGTTCCGATTTCTTTAGACCGCAAACAATTTTAGATTTAAGATAGCACTTGCTTCAACTTCAGATGGGCCTCAGGAGTGAACAGTATTTAGATGACAGACTCATGCTGGAAGTTCTTTAAACAGAAATAGCTTATGATGACGGTCAAGGCTTCATTTAGATTACAAACCTGCTCCTCGTAAGACTAGTTGAGACTCCTTTAAGTGAAGATGCAATCAAATGCTTACATTCATGTAGTGCACAATTAATTCATTCCACACACTGAGTTCTAAGGATCAatcaaaaatgtaattgattATGCCCATCCCCAGTGTGAATTGTGTTTACCAGGATAATCAGTATGTAAAGagtatttttccccccaaggCCATAAGATTAAATAAGTCATTAGTGACTTTAATGTTGCCAAACTTACCTCACGTTGACTCCAGTCACCAGTGGGTCATCCATGTTGTGTCCTAATTGTGGAAGGTCTATTGACGCAGATAACGTAGATCTtaaccacacacacaggatGAATAGATAAGTCATTTGACGGAGGGACGACCACAACTTCCCCGAGTGATTCCATCTGCTTGCACAGCCACAGCCGAAGCACTTTTGATGAGTTATGACAAGGGTGGGCAACCTGTGGCCTGTGGGCCGtatatgcccccccccacccccccccccccccccccccccccccccagagcATTTGATATGGTCCACGTGCAATTATAAAAACAGGTAAAACCTCACAAAGTCCCAAATCATTTAACCAACACGTCGCTGTCAGGCAGAATCCTCTTCTTAACTGATACTTTAAGGAAATAATTTAACAAACATTGTATAGTGAAAGTGAGCAAATTAATTTCAATACTTTATATtggcttatttaaaaaaaaaaaaagacaggccTATGAGAGTACTGACTAATAGTATGATGTTGTGCAGAAATGTGAACTTGATCAAATTTGTACACAAGAGATTTCTGCCAGACAGCGAAGACATATTTCCAATCTATACATTTGTTGGAGACACTGTAATATAAGCCTTGCTTTGCATCTGTCGTTTCGTCGTCACGTGCATGGCTCGAGCTATTATTTTGAAAGCGCCTGAAGTTCCTGCTTCAACTCTATAGGCTGCTGACCaaaatggtcttttttttttttttttaagtatatCAATCTAAAACTGTCTCGTCTTTGTTTACGCCAAAAATATAACACAAAATgcactatgaaaaaaatacactgtATTTACTATGAAGATGGCGTGAAGTATTATAAATTAAGCTTGCAGTAAGGCTGAGTCAAAAGGAATCTATAAGAAATTGTGAAAACAGAATATCTGTGTACAAAGTTATTCCCTTAATATTCCAGCTTGTGTTTGTGCTTGCTGGAGGCTCGATGTGCACCTGCAAAATTTTGTAAAATAGCTGCTGCGGTTGTAATCCACTGtgtactcccccccccccccccgccccacacACAAAGTCTGTATTTACTCCAGCTTACTTGTTAAGTTCTGCCAAATAAAGATATTTAATAAGTTATAAATTATGTGTATatgaataatatatatacgtatgtatgtgtgtatatatatagtgtatgtatacatatatatatatacgtacgtatgtgtgtgcatatgtatgtgtgtatatatacacacgtgTGTTTatagtatatatgtataatacatatatgtatgtatatataaaatatagatatttatgtgtatatatatatatacacatacacacacacattgagtgCGGTCAAGTGTTCTCTTTGTGACAATTCTGAATAGTGAATTCACATTTGTAAGCTTGACAtcagtgttttatttaaataaaaaaataaataaaaaaacagacaataaAGCTCTTGTGTGgcaattgttttgcttttatttatcaAACGTATAAAATCACAgggatatgtgtgtgtgtgtatatatatgtatatatatatatattcacagggatgtgtgtgtgtgtgtgtatatatatatatatgtgtactCTAAGGGTTAATAAAAGAGAATAGTTGAATGCTTGGCAATTAATCCATCAAGGTGTTAAAATTTATTGACCACATTCATGCCAACTTTTAACTGCCGACATGAACCCAACTGATTGTAAAAATAATCCTGTTGGAAATGTGTTGAAGCGGTTTATTGCAAAGCTTGTTGTTGCTTGTCATTCCAAAGCCACTCCACTTAACATTGGTGCACTGCTGTCAACTATGCTGTAATTGCATGTAAAAGTATGTCAATGAGAAAGTTGTCTGCCCAACAGGTGCCAGAACAAATAGAAGGCTTATGATCTTATTTCAAAGATGGTCTCAATAACAGAGAGCAACAACATGTCAGTTGCTGTGTAATTTGACAACTAGATTTACCGTACGACGTGTAATAAGCTAACGCTCATGAATGGAAGTGTCTGTTTGACAAAGTGGGAAGGGAGACAGCaataggaagaaaaagaaaaagaatgactACAAGGTAGAAACGGTAAATTGCAGACTACCTCGGGATGATACAACAGGCGAGGAATGTGTCtgacaaataatttaaatggtGACACAGAACGCACACTGTCAAGCTCCATCCCACGCATAGTAATAAAATCGGAACTGTATTAAGAGCAAggcacagatttttttttcttactgtaACTGCATACATGAGataatgattttaaaatgaaattccaCAGTCAAAAGTGTTTGAATAGACACTTAACATTTTTTATACACTCAAAAAATCTGTGCAACAACACTTCTTTCAGTGCATCCGCATTATACACTAAAACTCAAAttaaagtacttttttttctttgcatagACTTTGAGTCTCCTTCCAACATTCCATAAAGTACAATAACATGCAGTGACTGGCTGCTATACAGGTATACACAATGCTTGGGGGTTCTAATCTAAAAGTCCTCCCCAAAATGCAAgacaatatatatttaaatgtgcGCTGTTCTGTCTTGTTTAGGATTCATGATTTTAAAGAGGAAGCTTGAGTTCTTGCAACCAAAATCAAAGCACAgaaactgtgaggcagacatgctaaccactTGAAAATGGAGGGACGGATGGATATTAGCAATCTTGTGATCAAATAGAGCTGTGGGTGAATTGTACTTGTGTACAAGTTGTACATTGTAACTGGTCATCTGGAGTTTCAAGTTGAgtctttttttataaatataatttaaattgAACATGTCCTCCACTGAATACCATACAAAACAGTCATCATCAATTCCCTTGGAGTCACTTTTAAACTGACCACTATAAGACCAACACGTATCCAGTGACATGTGTCATGTACTTGTTGGCTAACAAAAACCTCATGTGGGATGAGCAACGGCGCTCCATTAAGCAATATTGTGACCAGTTATCCACTTAAGTCTGGGAAAGCTTCTTTGGCCTACTAGTTTGAGAGCAGCTGAGGACTCGACTGCAGTCTCCTTTCTGCATAAAAAACATAGTCCTGCAAAATCAATTTTCCATAACCGATTACATTGTTTTGTAATCTCACTAGGTAACGTTGGTATTACAAAAGAGGTACGTGCGTCTTTCAAGATTGTTTCACCAATAATGTTCTGTATAATTGCCGTTGTAACAATCCAGGATCCACTATCCAGATGGTTACACAATCTTCACTGAGATACATTGGAAGTGTCTTGGTGGTTCCCCAACACCTGACTCCAGTTTCCAGAGTCCGTTTCGTCTGAGCACTGGCGGGGGAATCGGATGACGCTGCAATCTGGCGAGAAGGTTTTTGCGCTTGGGAGGGCGCCAGGGTGCACAGCTGGGTCAACAAAACAGCGGCCTGCGTTTCCGTGGGAAACCGCCGTTTGATCCCCTGTTCCGAGCTATGATTCCAAGGCTG comes from Syngnathus acus chromosome 21, fSynAcu1.2, whole genome shotgun sequence and encodes:
- the akap11 gene encoding A-kinase anchor protein 11 isoform X3 codes for the protein MDACARIRGAPLKYKAFVRKETVRDNGAQFVKSLLRSKKDLCSINLDLPSSDSIRFTEIHFVCLPGQSEGDDAVDQALASLPAGLCEMLRTFHIHGLRNNEVQLLRESPRLAEHRDTRPQCWVKAVCVLRHNPGVSGQPPASVTSLTGLLGCYVAGVRYALELQSLHRGEAGQSEDDDTNQSIASIEDDFVTALENLEEDEMGENPSYRPSKRHDVASQTMPAHRRRKELSGSHIITSSSSKKIAAKHKPGPEVSVTVQRCSGMDTQWTYCSPGARLSSSTVENSESDESDCSSPSPIIFLDEVGYQKSLLAKLDIPQVPGGPRERVEDSDSEVSEFFDSFDQFDDLDDFSSESGTLTLPMDNESATNTHVKTTESSTGGSASKYVSQGYSTKGMYPHCFDQPILPANVKKPTPLKPGSPYGPQSDMADSPRPVQSPSEDNGGPLFSPISSSAFIPLVDSSGVLEYFWKRSEDGSDSTELRKPQDLCSLYKTYSDFASSLSKEILGSVYGYQSAIDINDNKNLSCVCHKEFTNPSGYTMRLSEIQETVTVAKLQKTSQSLKDGIQRFAADLVDMSLGSALRDLQKGVSTCTTTLCHLAARLTSSVFQMAFHEIGMRQAYVLKERAVNGLANFLVGEAVSGALKDFLTVKKQIFHSTVTQFAADLAEELIFEGIMEVCQFSHPSTPLTSSDWFFGQENMEEEEEEEEIVTSYASDLSESVIQEAFIELSQAEIAFTSQAAISVSPDNICYASSENMSAHTSSTFANQQLSNATSVDAPMTLGESGPCKVKDALFTVSGMASCIPVPQAGKAISCLKDSEDHHGSSLTDTSQCSPKRVTVFSSNNTTCMQSHICSQETQTTTSAKVCSHQKSPFQNFSVNMVDTLVTEACELVSSSKVKKSFDDCAGFLSKAVLSQRDTLPVPNTEKVGQKKMSHPGDDASPNSVKKPGRTPGTPPSTPQQPSEVSKEKQIKQFSKKLKSKLAKEFSPATPPPTPHYHPETGPGPMENSPEADKTEFMLKLMRSLSEEVDGKGDEEEEEELPEDPSLSGTNKSVESEGLPQEVRQLSSRRLSSKEALHYAEQLACHIVSMATEIDTLGAGDEVGEPSVMDERRRDSVAHFSEKTLNTLWVYAGEVAGEVINDVKKMVSSVQQCSYHGSPGRSVDRPRSACLHHHQHNSLPGTDQNRDWRVERVAEQWSTNLLSSVFRSPVSVSSSSSSGLSSTYPSCESVTDEYAGYLIRVLKKEGGSRELVLDQYASRLAYRSIKQGLAHARNKVKQRSSSSRLRPSKSLPDEWMSSGSEVSPAEDVVDSVVCPSCEDVQCCCGEKQGHKDCFDLVNFAESLAYNITCDVTQTLRLSSGRLPKSLTDSCLYKKSKLENMTESLIRNSFSCPLLSKDNKARHYHSTGSLVDPGLNNRMMQVIEHYARKIVNDTLKMSLASVGHSSQDHQRIPDPDRHSHTQKLSEGIAPGPTDGLKTGHYCQALECPYCTKLSRHHHQSILQKRRKCPEYQTRPERVPGLEIPKIHIDLEHRSAFAEQMVSMAMEKAKRELSNTSLNADSGIGHDGTSYAESLTAEIMTSALHVCQSASVSSQGREATESTVSQQLSVGDDSVGSWSNLSFEDDNSSFLHLSDSSNGNSSSWSSLGLEGEPFEEHMSSSPSDSDHTEDKETEVKEESSGTLCVDTTQVQASRTLLMILNSDIRKLRRSPQHVTLDTQLRSLLQWLAASIAGVPMIQLSPDKELQQLPAVVQRLRERKWRVGDLLHFLLRYCEESQAQPQPRDETPQSGRESHRVPLFKWLLEHT